One genomic window of Halorubrum hochsteinianum includes the following:
- a CDS encoding YihY/virulence factor BrkB family protein produces MSRHSRTAFGTVRRVADLAIDRQVTFLAAAIAYYAFVSLVPALLLLVVVATAVFGETIAAELVASTGEFLTPAGEEAVVGAVSSAGGRTGASLLGLGVLLWSTLKVFRGLDTAFVSLYGGDGTPGFLKQVADAASVVVAVGVGIGVMVVVGAFVAAADAVPLVEAASVLALPAFLAVVFLPMYYLLPQPTLSVREALPGAAFAAVCWTLLQAGFQVYAASAAQYQVYGVIGGILLLVTWLYLAAIVVVLGGVVNVVLAGRATPDDPGGTGPAGAAGSADDAADRQLQQDRGRPTGMNGESDASGDDDERPRGAPDVAALEAEVRELRSQLDEFEDDVERRTVDKPEVESELKRYVRSRMRRGHARGWGPYLVLLYGTVLTLAALTSLQGIYAVGAIVVLGLSTLGLYTIFVVVGIGLNLLETPGKALDYARGRGDD; encoded by the coding sequence GTGTCCCGACACTCGCGCACCGCGTTCGGCACGGTTCGGCGCGTCGCCGACCTCGCGATCGACCGACAGGTGACGTTCCTCGCGGCCGCGATCGCCTACTACGCGTTCGTCTCGCTCGTCCCCGCGCTCCTGTTGCTCGTCGTCGTCGCCACCGCCGTCTTCGGCGAGACCATCGCCGCGGAGCTGGTCGCGTCGACGGGCGAGTTCCTCACCCCGGCGGGCGAGGAGGCGGTCGTCGGGGCCGTCTCCTCGGCCGGCGGCCGGACCGGCGCGAGCCTGCTCGGACTCGGGGTGCTGCTGTGGTCGACCCTGAAGGTGTTCCGCGGACTCGACACGGCGTTCGTCTCCCTGTACGGCGGCGACGGGACCCCGGGGTTCCTCAAACAGGTCGCTGACGCCGCCTCGGTCGTCGTCGCGGTCGGCGTCGGCATCGGCGTGATGGTCGTCGTCGGCGCGTTCGTCGCGGCCGCGGACGCGGTCCCGCTGGTCGAGGCGGCGAGCGTCCTCGCGCTGCCGGCGTTCCTCGCCGTCGTCTTCCTCCCGATGTACTACCTCCTCCCGCAGCCGACCCTCTCCGTCCGCGAGGCGCTGCCGGGCGCGGCGTTCGCGGCGGTCTGCTGGACGCTGCTTCAGGCCGGGTTTCAGGTGTACGCCGCGAGCGCCGCGCAGTATCAGGTGTACGGCGTCATCGGCGGGATCCTACTGCTAGTCACGTGGCTGTACCTCGCGGCCATCGTCGTCGTGCTCGGCGGCGTGGTCAACGTGGTGCTCGCGGGGCGGGCGACCCCCGACGATCCCGGCGGAACCGGGCCCGCCGGTGCCGCCGGGAGCGCGGACGACGCCGCGGACCGGCAGTTACAACAGGACCGCGGCCGACCCACGGGTATGAACGGCGAGTCGGACGCCTCCGGGGACGACGACGAACGGCCGCGCGGCGCGCCGGACGTCGCCGCCCTCGAAGCGGAGGTCCGAGAGCTGCGGTCGCAGCTCGACGAGTTCGAGGACGACGTGGAACGACGCACGGTCGACAAACCCGAAGTCGAGTCGGAACTGAAGCGGTACGTCCGGTCCCGAATGCGCCGCGGACACGCCCGGGGCTGGGGTCCGTACCTCGTCCTGCTGTACGGCACGGTGCTGACGCTCGCGGCGCTGACGTCGCTGCAGGGGATCTACGCGGTCGGTGCCATCGTCGTCCTCGGGCTGTCGACGCTCGGCCTGTACACGATATTCGTCGTCGTCGGAATCGGGTTGAACCTGCTCGAAACGCCGGGCAAGGCGCTCGATTACGCCCGCGGCCGCGGCGATGACTGA
- a CDS encoding phosphatase PAP2 family protein, with protein sequence MTGLVAAERGLGETAIVDALPEVVVVAFAAVTHLADPWFLFALLAVGYWFASDGTAGSPRRAGATAIAAVTCAYAATALGKAWFAVPRPPGAMGPADVPTWLPALLSGWYEAQVLSDGFGFPSGHATGGAAAYLAIALLYDRLWTPKTRYVAAAGVALAVAASRVVIEVHYLVDVLAGLAVGSGVVLGALWLAGDPRVRRSAAATSPAGPTADLDPAPAFLTAAGLSLVAAGVALTGGHTGEVVEAGIGIATGFGGAIGWRLVAGDEPPLSIRVAVPALAVTGALWVGAYALADSLPVTLVATTVAVVAVVALPALPEYAGRPT encoded by the coding sequence GTGACCGGACTGGTCGCCGCGGAGCGCGGACTCGGCGAGACCGCGATCGTCGACGCCCTCCCGGAGGTCGTCGTCGTGGCCTTCGCGGCCGTCACGCACCTCGCGGACCCGTGGTTCCTCTTCGCGCTGCTCGCGGTCGGCTACTGGTTTGCGAGCGACGGGACCGCGGGGTCACCGCGCCGCGCCGGAGCCACCGCCATCGCGGCCGTTACCTGCGCGTACGCCGCGACGGCGCTCGGCAAGGCGTGGTTCGCGGTCCCCCGTCCCCCGGGCGCGATGGGGCCGGCGGACGTGCCCACGTGGCTCCCCGCGCTCCTCTCGGGATGGTACGAGGCGCAGGTGCTCTCCGACGGGTTCGGCTTCCCGAGCGGCCACGCCACCGGCGGCGCGGCGGCGTACCTCGCCATCGCGCTGCTGTACGACCGGCTCTGGACGCCGAAAACTCGGTACGTCGCGGCCGCCGGCGTCGCCCTCGCGGTCGCGGCCTCGCGCGTCGTCATCGAGGTCCACTACCTCGTCGACGTGCTCGCGGGACTGGCCGTCGGGAGCGGCGTCGTCCTCGGGGCCCTGTGGCTCGCCGGCGACCCGCGGGTCCGCCGGTCGGCGGCCGCGACCTCGCCGGCCGGTCCGACCGCCGACCTGGACCCCGCGCCCGCGTTCCTGACGGCCGCCGGGCTCTCGCTCGTCGCCGCCGGCGTCGCCCTCACGGGCGGACACACCGGCGAGGTCGTCGAGGCCGGAATCGGAATCGCCACCGGGTTCGGCGGTGCGATCGGGTGGCGGCTCGTCGCCGGCGACGAGCCGCCGCTGTCGATTCGGGTCGCCGTCCCCGCGCTGGCGGTCACCGGCGCGCTGTGGGTCGGCGCGTACGCGCTCGCGGACTCGCTGCCCGTCACGCTGGTCGCGACGACCGTCGCCGTGGTCGCGGTCGTCGCGCTGCCCGCACTCCCGGAATACGCGGGACGGCCGACCTGA
- the glnA gene encoding type I glutamate--ammonia ligase → MTDEHAKPDGGLTAEEQAVLDEIEEQNIDFLRLQFTDILGVVKNVSVPAHQAEKAFTEGIYFDGSSIEGFVRIQESDMRLVPDPDTFAVLPWRSDGNGDSGAARLICDIVDTDGEPFAGGPRQVLKSVLEEAEEMGYSVSIGPEPEFFLFEKDDDGNATTIPHDNGGYFDLAPKDLASDVRKEIIFTLEKMGFEIEASHHEVAEGQHEINFKYDDALTTADNIATFRAVVRAVAEQHDLHATFMPKPIADINGSGMHSHISLFDEDGNAFSDDDDEFNLSETAYQFMGGILEHAPAFTAVTNPTVNSYKRLVPGYEAPIYVAWSDTNRSALVRVPDAAGVSARFEVRSPDPSCNPYLGMASLIAAGLDGIKTGADPGDPVREDIYEFDDEKREEYGIETLPPNLGAAVEELEADEVLQEALGPHTSEKFAEAKSQEFSEYLTQVSQWEEDRYLETF, encoded by the coding sequence ATGACGGACGAACACGCGAAACCGGACGGCGGCCTCACGGCCGAGGAACAGGCAGTACTCGACGAGATCGAAGAGCAGAACATCGATTTCCTGCGGCTCCAGTTCACCGACATCCTCGGCGTCGTGAAGAACGTCTCCGTCCCCGCCCACCAGGCGGAGAAGGCGTTCACCGAGGGCATCTACTTCGACGGCTCCTCGATCGAGGGGTTCGTGCGCATTCAGGAGTCGGACATGCGGCTCGTACCCGACCCCGACACGTTCGCGGTGCTCCCGTGGCGCAGCGACGGGAACGGCGACAGCGGGGCCGCGCGGCTCATCTGCGACATCGTCGACACCGACGGCGAGCCGTTCGCCGGCGGTCCGCGGCAGGTGCTCAAGAGCGTCCTCGAAGAGGCCGAGGAGATGGGCTACTCCGTCTCCATCGGTCCCGAGCCGGAGTTCTTCCTGTTCGAGAAGGACGACGACGGCAACGCGACGACGATCCCCCACGACAACGGCGGCTACTTCGATCTCGCCCCGAAGGACCTCGCGTCCGACGTGCGTAAGGAGATCATCTTCACGCTGGAGAAGATGGGCTTCGAGATCGAGGCCTCCCACCACGAGGTCGCCGAGGGCCAACACGAGATCAACTTCAAGTACGACGACGCGCTCACGACCGCGGACAACATCGCGACGTTCCGCGCCGTCGTCCGCGCGGTCGCCGAGCAGCACGACCTGCACGCGACGTTCATGCCCAAGCCGATCGCCGACATCAACGGCTCGGGCATGCACAGCCACATCTCGCTGTTCGACGAGGACGGCAACGCGTTCTCCGACGACGACGACGAGTTCAACCTGAGCGAGACCGCCTACCAGTTCATGGGCGGCATCTTAGAGCACGCGCCCGCGTTCACGGCCGTCACCAACCCGACCGTGAACTCCTACAAGCGGCTGGTGCCCGGCTACGAGGCACCGATCTACGTCGCGTGGTCCGACACGAACCGCTCGGCGCTCGTCCGCGTCCCGGACGCCGCGGGCGTCTCCGCCCGCTTCGAGGTCCGCAGCCCCGACCCGTCCTGTAACCCCTACCTCGGCATGGCGTCGCTCATCGCCGCCGGGCTCGACGGGATCAAGACCGGTGCCGACCCCGGCGACCCGGTCCGCGAGGACATCTACGAGTTCGACGACGAGAAGCGCGAGGAGTACGGCATCGAGACGCTGCCGCCGAACCTCGGTGCCGCCGTCGAGGAGCTGGAGGCCGACGAGGTGCTTCAGGAGGCGCTCGGCCCGCACACCTCCGAGAAGTTCGCCGAGGCGAAGTCCCAGGAGTTCAGCGAGTACCTCACCCAGGTGTCGCAGTGGGAGGAGGACCGCTACCTGGAGACGTTCTGA
- the lrp gene encoding HTH-type transcriptional regulator Lrp — MTYENLDAMLINSLLSNGRASLRSLGDELDVSVTTVSNHLRDLEEEGVIQGYTPVVDYDKLGYDVTAVLQLKVEGSALPDVTEKLRQEKQMVSVYEVTGDYDVIAIGKFTDTDGMNDQIKSILTDADIRESNTSVVLNAVTENAQFDLDVDEE, encoded by the coding sequence ATGACGTACGAAAACCTCGACGCGATGCTCATCAACTCCCTGCTCAGTAACGGCCGCGCGAGCCTTCGGAGCCTCGGGGACGAACTGGACGTCTCGGTGACGACGGTGTCGAACCACCTCCGCGACCTCGAAGAGGAAGGGGTCATTCAGGGATACACGCCCGTCGTCGACTACGACAAGCTCGGCTACGACGTGACGGCCGTCCTCCAGCTCAAGGTCGAGGGGAGCGCGCTGCCGGACGTCACCGAGAAACTGCGGCAGGAGAAACAGATGGTGAGCGTCTACGAGGTCACCGGCGACTACGACGTGATCGCGATCGGGAAGTTCACCGACACGGACGGGATGAACGACCAGATCAAGTCGATCCTCACGGACGCGGACATCCGCGAGTCGAACACGAGCGTCGTCCTGAACGCGGTCACCGAGAACGCGCAGTTCGACCTCGACGTCGACGAGGAGTGA